One genomic region from Nymphalis io chromosome 18, ilAglIoxx1.1, whole genome shotgun sequence encodes:
- the LOC126775331 gene encoding mediator of RNA polymerase II transcription subunit 31-A isoform X1, with product MMAGKVMETEEQNRIRFQVELEFVQCLANPNYIHFLAQRGYLKEQPFINYLKYLQYWREPEYARYLKYPMCLHFLELLQHEAFRRECVSAQVCKFMDDQAILLWQHYTRRRTRTLQPPDAPAPPAPPAPPQQGQPRQQS from the exons ATGATGGCTGGAAAAG TTATGGAAACTGAAGAACAAAACAGAATAAGATTTCAAGTGGAACTTGAATTCGTACAATGCTTGGCCAATCCTAATTATATTCATT ttTTAGCACAACGTGGCTACCTCAAGGAGCAGCCCTTCATCAACTATCTGAAGTACCTTCAGTATTGGCGTGAACCAGAATATGCTCGTTACCTTAAATATCCAATGTGCTTGCATTTCCTAGAATTGTTACAACATGAAGCATTCAGGAGGGAATGTGTCTCGGCTCag gtttgCAAATTTATGGATGATCAAGCAATTTTgttatggcaacattatacgcgaCGACGCACGCGTACCCTACAACCGCCGGACGCACCTGCGCCGCCCGCTCCTCCTGCGCCGCCCCAACAGGGACAACCAAGGCAGCAATCGTGA
- the LOC126775331 gene encoding mediator of RNA polymerase II transcription subunit 31-A isoform X2, whose product METEEQNRIRFQVELEFVQCLANPNYIHFLAQRGYLKEQPFINYLKYLQYWREPEYARYLKYPMCLHFLELLQHEAFRRECVSAQVCKFMDDQAILLWQHYTRRRTRTLQPPDAPAPPAPPAPPQQGQPRQQS is encoded by the exons ATGGAAACTGAAGAACAAAACAGAATAAGATTTCAAGTGGAACTTGAATTCGTACAATGCTTGGCCAATCCTAATTATATTCATT ttTTAGCACAACGTGGCTACCTCAAGGAGCAGCCCTTCATCAACTATCTGAAGTACCTTCAGTATTGGCGTGAACCAGAATATGCTCGTTACCTTAAATATCCAATGTGCTTGCATTTCCTAGAATTGTTACAACATGAAGCATTCAGGAGGGAATGTGTCTCGGCTCag gtttgCAAATTTATGGATGATCAAGCAATTTTgttatggcaacattatacgcgaCGACGCACGCGTACCCTACAACCGCCGGACGCACCTGCGCCGCCCGCTCCTCCTGCGCCGCCCCAACAGGGACAACCAAGGCAGCAATCGTGA
- the LOC126775325 gene encoding protein ABHD11-like produces the protein MLFNLILTKDISKICTSTLCRLYPLISRNATTTSNAETVDLAYSSYEYTDNTSAMPPLIILHGLLGSKNNWNSMSKAIHKKTGRKVISIDARNHGDSKHSSQHTYLHMAHDVMKLLKKLEISKVSVMGHSMGGRTAMVLSLLCSDLVSSLVVVDISPVKTSPQIFSMINLFDAMVAVSIRSGIAMSKARKLADEQLKAIIPDVNLRNFLITNLVQTNNGSYTWRVNIPSLKENFQQNIATFPASLKGLQYAGPTLFIGGSLSDYIGKNDLPEIQEYFPLAELTFIEGAGHWVHSQKPEKFLEIVCKFLSEK, from the exons atgttatttaacttgattttaacaaaagatatttctaaaatatgcACAAGTACATTATGTCGTTTATATCCCCTAATTTCAAGAAACGCAACAACCACCAGCAATGCCGAAACAGTGGACTTGGCTTATTCATCTTACGAATATACTGATAACACTTCAGCGATGCCTCCGCTGATAATATTACATGGGCTTTTGGGGTCGAAAAATAACTGGAACAGTATGAGTAAAGCTATTCATAAGAAAACTGGTAGGAAGGTTATTAGTATTGACGCTCGAAATCACGGCGATAGTAAACATTCATCCCAGCACACTTACCTTCACATGGCACATGACGTAATGAAGCTGCTCAAAAAGCTAGAAATATCAAAAGTCTCGGTAATGGGGCACAGTATGGGCGGGCGCACTGCTATGGTGTTGTCACTACTTTGT TCTGATTTGGTATCAAGCCTGGTTGTTGTAGATATATCTCCTGTTAAGACAAGCCCACAGATATTTTCGATGATAAATCTATTTGATGCCATGGTTGCCGTGTCCATTCGATCAGGGATAGCAATGTCCAAGGCAAGAAAGCTCGCTGATGAACAACTAAAAGCAATAATCCCTGATGTCAATCTACGAAATTTTTTAATCACAAACTTAGTACAAACTAACAATGGTTCTTACACTTGGAGAGTAAATATACCTTCTTTGAAAGAAAATTTTCAGCAAAACATTGCAACTTTTCCAGCTAGCTTAAAGGGTTTGCAATATGCCGGGCCAACTCTATTTATTGGAGGATCTCTATCTGATTATATTgg TAAAAATGACCTTCCAGAAATCCAAGAGTACTTTCCTCTAGCAGAACTCACTTTTATTGAAGGTGCAGGACATTGGGTGCATAGTCAGAAACCTGAGAAATTTCTTGAAATTGTGTGTAAATTTCTCTCAGAAAAGTAA
- the LOC126775316 gene encoding phenoloxidase 1-like yields MASAESFALLFDRLGEPMITPKGEQNALFRLTEQHLGDKYQANGIELNNRFGDSASEEILLANMKKVPEFRKAKKLPQDADFSLFLPAHQEMADEVLEVLLGIPENELQQFLSTCVFTRVNLNPQLFNYCYSVALMHRRDTKNIPIQNLAETFPSKFMDSQVFGQARETAALSAQGAPRIPIIIPRDYTATDLDIEHRMAYFREDIGVNLHHWHWHLIYPFSANQISIVAKDRRGELFYYMHSQIIARYNGERLNNSLARVKKFSNWNEPIPEAYFPKLDSLTTSRGWPPRQANMVWQDLNRPVDGLNITVNDMKRWRRNVEEAISTGLVRDRTGATKPLDIDTLGNIIESSALSPNPELYGALHNNGHSFTAYMHDPTHRYLEQFGVMADESTTMRDPFFYRWHAFIDDLFQKFKESNHVRPYTRSELENPGVQISSVRLESGTGEVNTLNTFWMQSDVDLSRGLDFSERGPVYARFTHLNHRSFKYVINVNNTGDARRATVRIFMAPKFDERNLPWILSDQRKMFIEMDRFVVPLNAGQNTITRQSTESSVTIPFEQSFRDLSAQSGNARADNLASFNFCGCGWPQHMLVPKGTEAGAQYDLFVMLSNYELDSVNNPDGSEMSCVEASSFCGLKDRLYPDRRSMGYPFDRPSSSAANIQDFILPNMALVDVTIRLQNVTEQNPRNPQK; encoded by the exons ATGGCTTCCGCAGAAAGCTTTGCCTTGTTGTTCGACCGACTTGGGGAACCTATGATCACTCCTAAGGGCGAACAAAACGCTCTATTCCGGCTGACGGAGCAACACTTG GGGGACAAGTATCAAGCTAATGGCATCGAGCTCAACAATCGCTTCGGCGACAGTGCGAGTGAGGAGATATTGCTAGCGAACATGAAAAAGGTCCCAGAATTTCGTAAAGCCAAGAAGTTACCCCAGGATGCAGATTTCTCTTTGTTCCTGCCCGCTCACCAAGAAATGGCGGACGAAGTCCTCGAAGTGCTTCTtg gaaTTCCCGAAAATGAACTCCAACAGTTCTTGTCAACATGTGTATTCACTAGGGTCAATCTTAACCCTCAGTTGTTCAACTACTGCTATTCTGTAGCTTTAATGCACAG ACGTGACACAAAGAACATACCAATTCAAAACTTAGCAGAGACTTTTCCATCTAAATTCATGGACTCGCAAGTATTTGGACAAGCAAGAGAAACCGCTGCACTCTCAGCTCAGGGTGCACCT CGTATTCCAATCATCATTCCGAGAGACTACACGGCCACAGATTTAGACATTGAACATAGAATGGCGTACTTCCGTGAGGATATCGGCGTCAATCTCCACCATTGGCACTGGCATCTCATTTACCCTTTCTCCGCTAACCAGATTAGCATTGTTGCCAAAGACCGTCGCGGTGAATTATTCTACTACATGCATTCACAAATCATCGCtag GTACAACGGCGAACGTCTTAACAATTCTTTAGCAAGAGTTAAGAAATTCAGCAACTGGAATGAACCGATCCCTGAAGCGTACTTCCCAAAGTTAGACAGCCTGACGACATCTCGTGGCTGGCCACCACGACAGGCCAATATGGTTTGGCAGGACCTTAACCGTCCCGTCGATGGACTTAACATAACAGTAAATGACATGAAGCGTTGGAGAAGAAATGTAGAAGAAGCTATTTCGACTGGTTTAGTTAGAGAT cGTACTGGGGCGACTAAGCCGTTAGACATCGATACACTGGGCAACATTATAGAATCTAGTGCACTATCGCCGAATCCCGAATTGTACGGCGCACTGCACAACAACGGACACAGCTTTACCGCATATATGCACGACCCCACGCATCGTTATCTC gaACAATTCGGCGTGATGGCAGACGAGTCAACCACGATGCGCGATCCCTTCTTCTATCGCTGGCATGCGTTTATAGACGATCTCTTCCAAAAATTCAAGGAGTCGAACCATGTACGCCCATACACCAGATCGGAG CTTGAGAACCCTGGTGTACAAATATCATCGGTCCGTTTGGAAAGTGGTACTGGTGAAGTGAACACTCTCAACACGTTCTGGATGCAGAGTGACGTAGATCTTTCCCGCGGACTTGACTTCTCTGAGCGCGGTCCAGTCTACGCACGTTTTACTCATCTCAACCACCGTTCATTCAAATACGT tATTAACGTAAACAACACCGGTGACGCCCGACGCGCCACCGTGCGCATCTTCATGGCGCCCAAGTTCGACGAACGCAACTTACCCTGGATACTCTCCGACCAACGCAAAATGTTTATCGAGATGGACAGATTCGTCGTGCCGc TGAATGCCGGTCAGAACACAATCACTCGTCAGTCGACGGAGTCGTCGGTGACGATCCCCTTCGAGCAATCGTTCCGCGACCTGTCTGCACAGAGCGGCAACGCGCGGGCCGACAACCTCGCCAGCTTCAACTTCTGCGGCTGCGGCTGGCCGCAGCACATGCTGGTGCCGAAGGGGACGGAGGCGGGTGCGCAGTACGACCTCTTCGTGATGCTCTCCAATTATGAGTTGGACAGT GTGAACAATCCCGATGGATCCGAGATGAGCTGCGTGGAAGCATCCAGCTTCTGCGGATTGAAAGACCGGCTATATCCCGACCGACGCAGCATGGGCTACCCCTTCGACCGTCCTTCCAGCAGTGCCGCCAACATCCAGGACTTCATCCTACCTAACATGGCGCTCGTCGATGTCACCATCCGCCTGCAAAACGTAACAGAACAAAATCCAAGAAATccccaaaaataa
- the LOC126775321 gene encoding 2-(3-amino-3-carboxypropyl)histidine synthase subunit 1 has protein sequence MDDLEVDPNVIVVRAKPEGQRKTFKPNIRAINKIPDELLNDPLLNRACETLPQNYNFEIHKTIWRIRSLNARRVALQLPEGLTMFATTLCDIIETFTEADTVIMGDVTYGACCIDDFTAVALGVDLLVHYGHSCLIPIDQTSDIKVLYIFVDIKIDPSHFIDTIKMNFPKRTHLAIVSTIQFVTTLHSVAKTLRNEEYIVTVPQCKPLSPGEILGCTAPKLNSDNIVYLGDGRFHLESIMIANPNIPAYKYDPYDKKFTSETYDHELMQENRKNQVKIAEKATEFGLILGTLGRQGSTKVLGNLEKQIQISGKKYVKILLSEIFPSKLALFALDAFVQVACPRLSIDWGTAFPKPLLTPYEFSVSLGNSKWLKEDGTYPMDFYSNESLGPWTPNFKPILCSGKDKKCENCCEGRGNEKK, from the exons ATGGATGATTTAGAAGTTGATCCTAATGTTATTGTGGTACGTGCTAAGCCTGAGGGTCAAAGAAAAACTTTTAAACCAAATATTcgtgcaataaataaaattcctgATGAATTGTTGAATGATCCGCTATTAAACAGAGCGTGTGAAACTTTACCGcagaattataattttgaaattcataAGACAATATGGAGAATAAGATCTTTAAACGCGAGAAGAGTGGCTTTACAATTACCAGAag gCTTAACAATGTTTGCTACTACTTTATGTGATATAATCGAGACGTTCACTGAAGCAGATACTGTGATAATGGGAGATGTGACATATGGAGCTTGTTGTATAGATGATTTTACAGCGGTTGCACTTGGGGTCGACCTTCTAGTACATTATGGTCACTCTTGCCTTATACCGATAGACCAAACCAGTGATATAAAGGTGCTGTATATATttgtagatataaaaatagacCCATCTCACTTTATAGacacaattaaaatgaattttcctAAAAGGACACACCTAGCAATAGTTAGTACAATACAATTTGTTACAACTTTACATTCTGTAGCTAAAACTCTGCGTAATGAAGAATATATTGTCACAGTGCCTCAATGTAAGCCTTTATCGCCTGGAGAAATCCTAGGTTGTACGGCCCCTAAGCTAAATTCAGATAATATAGTGTACCTGGGGGATGGAAGATTCCATTTAGAATCCATAATGATAGCCAATCCGAATATTCCGGCTTATAAATATGATCCATATGATAAGAAGTTTACATCTGAAACCTATGATCATGAACTAATGCAAGAAAACAGAAAAAATCAAGTTAAAATTGCGGAGAAAGCAACTGAATTTGGTCTCATTCTAGGAACATTAGGAAGGCAAGGAAGTACTAAAGTATTAGGTAATCTCGAAAAACAAATCCAGATTTCCGGaaagaaatatgttaaaatattattatcggaGATCTTTCCTAGCAAGTTAGCGCTATTTGCTCTAGATGCATTTGTCCAAGTAGCATGTCCAAGGCTATCCATTGACTGGGGTACAGCATTCCCAAAGCCTCTGCTTACACCATACGAGTTTTCTGTGTCACTTGGAAATAGTAAATGGTTGAAAGAAGACGGAACATATCCTATGGATTTTTACTCAAATGAAAGTTTAGGACCATGGACTCCTAACTTTAAACCTATTTTATGTTCTGGTAAAGATAAAAAGTGTGAAAATTGTTGTGAGGGTAGAGGTAATGAGAAAAAGTAA
- the LOC126775326 gene encoding uncharacterized protein LOC126775326 — MRALIEALQAPKPVYRDGLPTFDPDNQDTDARSWCATANLCFSENPPRGGQLILAVSKALKGEASTWLSQIAYEGITWPEFKVLFTSRFISTETLAGTLIKLNEEKPSEKESLPAYASRLIASLTNRWKDVNKEEIAVATVLAHLSQFDPRIQRLAFTTNINSREKLQQELNAFSQLKRKMNTIGESLNVPDFKRAKLTAIKCFNCEKTGHKRADCRSKTNDVRGRATIANPGAQQPVPRLLVCYKCGKPGHIAVRCTSGGGGSSQSGDGGAGAARGERRIDVCVVQPPSGTLEHKD, encoded by the exons ATGCGAGCACTAATCGAAGCCCTGCAAGCGCCAAAACCAGTCTACCGCGACGGTCTACCTACGTTCGACCCTGACAATCAAGATACCGATGCGAGATCGTGGTGTGCAACAGCAAATTTGTGTTTTTCTGAAAATCCACCACGTGGCGGTCAACTTATACTAGCCGTCAGCAAGGCGCTCAAGGGTGAAGCATCGACGTGGCTGTCTCAAATAGCATACGAAGGAATCACATGGCCTGAATTTAAGGTACTTTTCACCTCGAGGTTTATTTCGACGGAAACATTGGCGGGTACcctcataaaattaaatgaagaaaAACCGAGCGAAAAAGAATCACTACCCGCATATGCAAGTCGATTAATAGCCTCTTTGACTAATCGCTGGAAGGATGTGAACAAAGAAGAGATCGCCGTAGCTACTGTACTCGCTCACTTATCGCAGTTTGACCCGCGTATTCAACGTTTGGCATTTACTACGAACATCAATTCGCGAGAAAAACTACAACAAGAACTGAACGCATTCTCGCAATTAAAACGTAAGATGAATACCATTGGAGAGTCGTTGAATGTACCCGATTTCAAACGTGCAAAGTTAACTGCTATCAAGTGCTTCAATTGCGAAAAGACGGGGCATAAGCGAGCGGATTGTCGAAGCAAGACGAACGACGTGAGAGGACGAGCTACAATTGCGAACCCAGGGGCGCAGCAGCCAGTACCAAGGCTTTTGGTGTGCTACAAATGCGGGAAACCGGGCCACATTGCCGTCCGGTGTACTAGCGGCGGCGGCGGCAGCAGTCAGTCAGGCGACGGCGGCGCTGGCGCAGCACGTGGCGAGCGGCGCATTGATGTCTGCGTCGTGCAACCTCCATCCGGTACATTAGAACACAAAG ATTAA